The following are from one region of the Stigmatella ashevillena genome:
- a CDS encoding PEGA domain-containing protein, which translates to MPLARLLLVLALVLGVQAEAQSSRRAKAKKPAASKRVPPPAPTAVEPAPLTPTPSPPEPAPATVVTPVPSGPRTAVFAAPRQGASSKSAEALQEELSRLLAAKPDVALVDLATVFPRPAPASFQEADALFEEGKGLYDNLDPEAAAGKFLEAVEAYQKFPAELKPEQLAKAFIFLGAAQLLNGEPETGKRSFLRAISTYPAIQPDSELFGADVQTAFTDMQQEFSRQPPGTLLVDSVPRGARVTVDGKDVGVTPLPELKLHAGRHPVVISRPGYQPVIEYPQLSATKNVELKPQLALLPEMATVVDAVTRATSEQGFNASALPPEVASLGERLGARYVVLAAVSEKKGRVGAEVQVWDVQTKGRLRGVQLDTRSKKPSDSVEGAAQRIHGFLVGGPLTASPAGAPTASSLVKKPWFWAAVVGGAAVVTGGIFYATQADKGRPGGVISGFPGLGF; encoded by the coding sequence GTGCCCCTTGCCCGTCTTCTCCTCGTCCTCGCGCTCGTCCTGGGCGTCCAGGCCGAGGCCCAGTCCTCCCGCCGCGCCAAGGCGAAGAAGCCCGCCGCCTCGAAGCGTGTCCCCCCCCCGGCGCCGACCGCCGTCGAGCCCGCGCCCCTCACGCCCACCCCTTCCCCGCCCGAGCCTGCCCCCGCGACCGTGGTGACCCCGGTGCCCTCGGGTCCCCGGACCGCGGTGTTCGCCGCACCGCGCCAAGGCGCCTCCTCGAAGTCCGCCGAGGCGCTCCAGGAGGAGCTCTCCCGCCTGCTGGCCGCGAAGCCAGACGTGGCCCTGGTGGACCTGGCCACCGTCTTCCCCCGGCCCGCCCCCGCCTCCTTCCAGGAGGCCGACGCGCTCTTCGAGGAGGGCAAGGGCCTCTACGACAACCTGGACCCCGAGGCCGCCGCGGGGAAGTTCCTTGAGGCGGTGGAGGCCTACCAGAAGTTCCCCGCGGAGCTGAAACCCGAGCAGTTGGCGAAGGCCTTCATCTTCCTGGGCGCCGCCCAGCTCCTCAACGGCGAGCCGGAGACGGGCAAGCGCTCCTTCCTGCGGGCCATTTCCACCTACCCGGCCATTCAACCGGACTCGGAGCTCTTCGGCGCGGACGTCCAGACGGCCTTCACGGACATGCAGCAGGAGTTCTCCCGGCAGCCGCCCGGCACGCTCCTCGTCGACTCGGTGCCGCGAGGCGCCCGGGTGACGGTGGATGGAAAGGACGTGGGCGTCACCCCGTTGCCCGAGCTGAAACTGCACGCGGGGCGGCACCCGGTGGTCATCTCCCGGCCCGGCTATCAGCCGGTCATCGAGTACCCCCAGCTCTCCGCCACCAAAAACGTGGAGCTGAAGCCCCAGCTCGCCCTGCTTCCGGAGATGGCCACCGTGGTGGACGCCGTGACCCGGGCCACCTCCGAGCAGGGCTTCAACGCCTCCGCCCTTCCCCCCGAGGTGGCCTCGCTCGGCGAGCGCCTGGGCGCGCGCTACGTGGTGCTCGCCGCCGTGAGCGAGAAGAAGGGCCGCGTGGGGGCCGAGGTGCAGGTGTGGGACGTCCAGACGAAAGGCCGACTGCGCGGCGTGCAGTTGGACACCCGCTCGAAGAAGCCCAGCGACAGCGTGGAGGGTGCGGCGCAACGCATCCATGGCTTCCTGGTGGGAGGCCCTCTGACCGCCTCCCCGGCCGGGGCCCCCACGGCCTCGTCCCTCGTCAAGAAGCCCTGGTTCTGGGCCGCCGTGGTGGGAGGGGCCGCCGTGGTGACGGGTGGCATCTTCTACGCCACCCAGGCAGACAAGGGACGGCCCGGTGGCGTCATCTCCGGCTTCCCGGGGCTGGGCTTCTAG
- a CDS encoding DNA gyrase/topoisomerase IV subunit B, which translates to MAKKETYTGADIQVLEGLEPVRKRPAMYIGGTDSTGYHHLLWEILDNSVDEVINGHASTVEVTLHKDSRSITVVDNGRGIPVDIMPKLKKPAVEVILTTLHAGGKFEQGNYIHSGGLHGVGSSVVNALSRKLLVEIKREGKRHVQHYARGKPTTPLKVEGPARGTGTATTFEPDPEIFGEKLKFDPELIRERLEAKSYLHKGMTVVWKDETASPATSVTYKHDGGIAEYLNKVVAERNKPVVPPGSAVFYHSRDTEVRLEAALVWTEATDENIRSYVNGIPTPQGGTHEAGLRGAVVKAVRNYIETHNLSPKGVTLTAEDIREGITAILSCYVVEPQFQGQTKGRLNNPEVTAQVDGVLRPALEKWLNDNKTIGEAAVARIILAARAREASRAASQAVSRKTAVSHRLNLPGKLADCSSTEPGTSELFLVEGDSAGGSAKQGRDRRTQAILPLRGKVLNAEQASTDKVATNKELQDIVSALGCGIGSDFDISKLRYGRVFLLMDADSDGHHIATLLLTFFYRHLRPLIESGAVHIAQPPLYKVEIGKETYWALDEADRDRIVREKAKGNAKPNIMRFKGLGEMTADELKTTTLDPHKRMSLQVTIDNPLETDRVINDLLGKDVSARFKFIMERAGEVQDLDF; encoded by the coding sequence ATGGCGAAGAAGGAAACGTACACAGGTGCGGACATCCAGGTCCTCGAGGGCCTGGAGCCGGTGCGCAAGCGCCCGGCCATGTACATCGGAGGCACCGACAGCACGGGCTATCACCACCTGCTGTGGGAAATCCTCGACAACTCGGTGGACGAGGTCATCAACGGCCACGCCTCCACCGTGGAAGTCACGCTCCACAAGGACAGCCGCAGCATCACCGTGGTGGACAACGGGCGCGGCATCCCCGTGGACATCATGCCCAAGCTCAAGAAGCCCGCCGTGGAGGTCATCCTCACCACGCTGCACGCGGGCGGCAAGTTCGAGCAGGGCAACTACATCCACTCGGGCGGTCTGCACGGCGTGGGCAGCTCCGTGGTGAACGCGCTGTCGCGCAAGTTGCTCGTGGAGATCAAACGCGAGGGCAAGCGCCACGTGCAGCACTATGCCCGCGGCAAGCCCACCACCCCGCTGAAGGTAGAGGGCCCGGCGCGCGGCACCGGCACCGCCACGACCTTCGAGCCGGATCCGGAGATCTTCGGCGAGAAGCTGAAGTTCGATCCCGAGCTCATCCGTGAGCGCCTGGAGGCCAAGAGCTACCTGCACAAGGGCATGACGGTCGTCTGGAAGGATGAGACGGCCAGCCCCGCCACCTCGGTGACGTACAAGCACGATGGCGGCATCGCCGAGTACCTCAACAAGGTGGTGGCCGAGCGCAACAAGCCGGTGGTGCCCCCGGGCAGCGCCGTCTTCTACCACTCGCGCGACACCGAGGTGCGCCTGGAGGCCGCCCTGGTGTGGACGGAGGCCACGGACGAGAACATCCGCTCCTACGTCAACGGCATCCCCACCCCGCAAGGCGGAACGCACGAGGCGGGCCTGCGCGGCGCGGTGGTGAAGGCGGTGCGCAATTACATCGAAACGCACAACCTGAGCCCCAAGGGCGTCACCCTCACCGCGGAGGACATCCGCGAGGGCATCACCGCCATCCTCTCCTGCTACGTGGTGGAGCCGCAGTTCCAGGGGCAGACCAAGGGGCGGCTCAACAACCCCGAGGTGACGGCCCAGGTGGATGGCGTGCTGCGGCCGGCGCTGGAGAAGTGGCTCAACGACAACAAGACCATCGGCGAGGCGGCCGTGGCGCGCATCATCCTGGCCGCCCGCGCGCGCGAGGCCAGCCGTGCCGCCTCCCAGGCGGTGAGCCGCAAGACGGCGGTGAGCCACCGGCTGAACCTGCCGGGCAAGCTCGCCGACTGCTCCTCCACGGAGCCGGGCACCAGCGAGCTGTTCCTCGTGGAAGGTGACTCCGCAGGCGGCAGCGCCAAGCAGGGAAGAGACAGGCGCACCCAGGCCATCCTCCCCTTGCGCGGCAAGGTGCTCAACGCGGAGCAGGCCTCCACGGACAAGGTGGCCACCAACAAAGAGCTCCAGGACATCGTCAGCGCCCTGGGGTGCGGCATCGGCTCGGACTTCGATATCTCCAAGCTGCGCTACGGCCGCGTCTTCCTGCTCATGGACGCCGACAGCGACGGCCACCACATCGCCACGCTGCTGCTCACCTTCTTCTACCGGCACCTGCGCCCGCTCATCGAGAGCGGCGCCGTCCACATCGCCCAGCCCCCGCTCTACAAGGTGGAGATCGGCAAGGAGACGTACTGGGCGCTCGATGAGGCGGACCGGGACCGCATCGTCCGGGAGAAGGCCAAGGGCAACGCCAAGCCCAACATCATGCGATTCAAGGGCCTCGGCGAGATGACGGCCGACGAGCTGAAGACCACGACGCTCGACCCCCACAAGCGCATGAGCCTCCAGGTGACGATCGACAACCCCCTGGAGACCGACCGCGTCATCAATGACCTGCTCGGCAAGGATGTCAGCGCGCGCTTCAAGTTCATCATGGAGCGGGCAGGCGAGGTCCAGGATCTCGATTTCTGA
- a CDS encoding DNA gyrase/topoisomerase IV subunit A — MSTLAQAETKTRKKQGASGNGGGGGASAAGGGGGENFQRAPLAEEARRRYLNYALSVITSRALPDVRDGLKPVQRRVLYGMYHDHRLTQEAKYQKSAKVVGTIMGQYHPHGDASIYDALVRMAQDFSLRYPLVDGHGNFGSLDGDAAAAMRYTECRLAGISGEMLTELGKKTVGFRPNYDGTLSEPIVIPSRLPQLLMNGTTGIAVGMATNIPPHHLGELCDALVALIENGNLAVKDLMKFVKGPDFPTGGQILNSKAELRDIYETGQGSVRIRGEYELEDVKKGGQQIVITSIPYTVNKSTLVSKIGDLVRERKLPLLLDVRDESTKEVRIVLEFKRDASPELVMAYLYKHTPLQTNFGVNLTCLVPTDNPEVGAPKRLDLKSILQYFLDFRFEVVTKRFQHELGELQKRVHILEGFEKVYDALDEMIRIIRASEGKQDAAKKLMARFKLDEVQVDAILEMKLYKLARLEILVIQEELKQKRLEVKRIEGILKDKRKLWGTVKDELAEIKATYNDKRRTRIGGAGSEEVEFSEDAFIVDEDAHVVLTRDGWIKRVREVKDPSTTRLREGDAVMTVLAGSLKSNLVLFSNFGAAYVTRFNDVPASTGYGDPVQKLFKFDDGERIVGALSLDARLPRPQKMVAVTKDGLGLRFPLEGHVEVSTRSGRRYAKTGEGDEIIGVQPVGEKDLLAVLTERTCATVCKAAEVNELAGPGKGVLVMKLESGDRVVEFLAAAPGQKDAAITFETQKGRKLTLSPAKYGVTSRGGKGHEMSRKDTVKEVQRSVAFLPLPEKKD, encoded by the coding sequence ATGAGCACACTCGCACAAGCCGAAACCAAGACACGCAAGAAGCAAGGGGCCTCGGGCAACGGGGGTGGCGGGGGCGCCTCCGCGGCGGGAGGTGGGGGCGGGGAGAACTTCCAGCGGGCGCCCCTGGCCGAGGAGGCCCGGCGGCGCTACCTCAACTACGCCCTGTCGGTCATCACCTCGCGTGCCCTGCCCGACGTGCGCGACGGCCTCAAGCCGGTGCAGCGCCGCGTCCTCTACGGCATGTACCACGACCACCGGCTCACCCAGGAGGCCAAGTACCAGAAGTCGGCCAAGGTGGTCGGCACCATCATGGGCCAGTACCACCCCCATGGAGATGCCTCCATCTACGACGCGCTCGTGCGCATGGCGCAGGACTTCTCGCTGCGCTACCCGCTGGTGGATGGCCACGGCAACTTCGGCTCTCTGGACGGGGATGCCGCGGCGGCCATGCGCTACACCGAGTGCCGCCTGGCGGGCATCTCCGGGGAGATGCTCACGGAGCTGGGCAAGAAGACGGTGGGCTTCCGGCCCAACTACGACGGCACCCTGTCCGAGCCCATCGTCATCCCGTCGCGCCTGCCGCAGCTGCTCATGAATGGCACCACGGGCATCGCCGTGGGCATGGCCACCAACATCCCGCCCCACCACCTGGGCGAGCTGTGCGACGCGCTCGTGGCGCTCATCGAGAACGGCAACCTCGCGGTGAAGGACCTGATGAAGTTCGTGAAGGGTCCGGACTTCCCCACCGGAGGGCAGATCCTCAACAGCAAGGCGGAGCTGCGGGACATCTACGAGACGGGCCAGGGCAGCGTCCGCATCCGCGGCGAGTACGAGCTGGAGGACGTCAAGAAGGGCGGCCAGCAGATCGTCATCACCTCCATTCCCTACACGGTGAACAAGAGCACCCTGGTCTCCAAGATTGGTGACCTGGTGCGCGAGCGGAAGCTGCCGCTGCTCTTGGACGTGCGCGACGAGTCCACCAAGGAGGTGCGCATCGTGCTGGAGTTCAAGCGCGACGCCAGCCCCGAGCTGGTGATGGCGTACCTCTACAAGCACACGCCCCTGCAGACGAACTTCGGCGTGAACCTCACCTGCCTGGTGCCCACGGACAACCCGGAGGTGGGCGCGCCCAAGCGGTTGGATCTCAAGAGCATCCTCCAGTACTTCCTGGACTTCCGCTTCGAGGTGGTCACCAAGCGCTTCCAGCACGAGCTGGGTGAGTTGCAGAAGCGCGTCCACATCCTCGAGGGCTTCGAGAAGGTCTACGACGCGCTGGATGAGATGATCCGCATCATCCGCGCGTCCGAGGGCAAGCAGGACGCGGCCAAGAAGTTGATGGCCCGCTTCAAGCTGGACGAAGTCCAGGTGGACGCCATCCTGGAGATGAAGCTCTACAAGCTGGCCCGGCTGGAGATCCTCGTCATCCAGGAGGAGCTCAAGCAGAAGCGCCTGGAGGTGAAGCGCATCGAGGGCATCCTCAAGGACAAGCGCAAGCTCTGGGGCACCGTCAAGGACGAGCTGGCGGAGATCAAGGCCACCTACAACGACAAGCGCCGCACGCGCATTGGCGGCGCGGGCTCCGAAGAGGTGGAATTCAGCGAGGACGCCTTCATCGTGGATGAGGACGCGCACGTCGTGCTCACGCGCGACGGGTGGATCAAGCGCGTGCGCGAGGTGAAGGATCCGTCCACCACGCGCCTGCGCGAGGGCGACGCGGTGATGACGGTGCTGGCGGGCAGCCTCAAGTCGAACCTGGTGTTGTTCAGCAACTTCGGCGCCGCCTACGTCACCCGCTTCAACGACGTGCCGGCCTCCACCGGCTACGGCGATCCGGTGCAGAAGCTGTTCAAGTTCGATGACGGCGAGCGAATTGTCGGCGCGCTGTCACTGGACGCACGGCTGCCCCGGCCCCAGAAGATGGTGGCCGTCACCAAGGACGGGCTGGGCCTGCGCTTCCCGCTGGAGGGGCACGTGGAGGTCTCCACGCGCTCGGGCCGCCGCTACGCCAAGACGGGCGAGGGCGATGAAATCATCGGCGTGCAGCCAGTGGGCGAGAAGGACCTCCTGGCGGTGCTGACGGAGCGCACCTGCGCGACGGTGTGCAAGGCCGCGGAGGTGAACGAGCTGGCCGGCCCGGGCAAGGGCGTCCTGGTCATGAAGCTGGAGTCGGGGGACCGCGTGGTGGAGTTCCTCGCGGCGGCACCGGGCCAGAAGGACGCGGCCATCACGTTCGAAACGCAGAAGGGCCGCAAGCTGACCCTGAGCCCGGCAAAGTACGGGGTGACAAGCCGGGGCGGCAAGGGCCACGAGATGTCTCGAAAGGACACGGTGAAGGAGGTGCAGCGGTCCGTCGCCTTCCTGCCGTTGCCCGAGAAGAAGGACTAG
- a CDS encoding MBL fold metallo-hydrolase has product METLYVRQLKLGPMDNFVYLVGAADAPEVLVVDPAWDVPAIERAVAEDGKRLVGAFVSHCHKDHINGLPELLSRHDVPVYAQREEVAFSEDLRALGDALRPVGPGDALTVGPRTFLALHTPGHTPGSHCLLAGDALVSGDTVFINGCGRCDMRGGNPEDMYRSLSQVLLRVPDETRLWPGHDYADVPVAAMGQVRQANPYFAFPDVASFVAYRMRPRR; this is encoded by the coding sequence TTGGAAACACTGTATGTACGTCAGCTCAAGCTCGGGCCCATGGACAACTTCGTGTACCTGGTGGGGGCGGCGGACGCCCCCGAGGTGCTGGTGGTGGATCCGGCCTGGGACGTGCCGGCCATCGAGCGCGCGGTGGCCGAGGATGGCAAGCGGCTGGTGGGAGCGTTTGTGTCGCACTGCCACAAGGACCACATCAACGGGCTGCCGGAGCTGCTGTCGCGCCATGACGTGCCGGTGTACGCCCAGCGCGAGGAGGTGGCGTTCTCGGAGGACCTGCGCGCGCTGGGAGACGCGCTTCGCCCGGTGGGGCCGGGGGATGCGTTGACGGTGGGGCCGAGGACGTTCCTGGCGCTCCATACGCCCGGCCACACGCCGGGCTCGCATTGCCTGCTGGCGGGGGATGCGTTGGTGTCCGGAGACACGGTCTTCATCAATGGCTGCGGGCGGTGTGACATGCGGGGGGGCAACCCGGAGGACATGTACCGCTCGCTGTCCCAGGTGCTGCTGCGGGTGCCGGATGAGACGCGGCTGTGGCCCGGGCACGACTACGCGGACGTGCCCGTGGCGGCGATGGGGCAGGTGCGCCAGGCCAACCCGTACTTCGCCTTTCCGGACGTGGCCTCTTTCGTGGCCTACCGCATGCGCCCGCGCCGGTGA
- a CDS encoding serine/threonine-protein kinase has protein sequence MDPTSIPNGETVGPWRVLNWGGQGSFGVVYIVDRVGQVGKGLFALKIARHPLSLRFEREAELLARLQHPHVPRLHDRGWWTTRGGVAFPYLVMDWVEGATLYEWNARHPLTSRQMFRLLAHVARALEATHGVGGVHRDVKGDNIVVRREDAQAVLLDFGSAVYAETRMLTHHPPPPGTPRYQSPECVRFQWESLRHPTARYESHPADDVYALGVTAYRLVMGRYPPAAMEMKETAEGVQPFYPPVEPPGKSMNVSPELSRLIVRMLSREPSQRGSAAQIAQALERAAKRGGRRADQLITPVVAQKHALLKVCFGTWDHACGWLLGVALGLILGIGMGRGKLSPRAAPTKEVRGGGQEDGGSVGLADEAVAGSVSTESFDPVQDGILHDIPKRPLPGQSRPPCDEPEVEINEGCWVRLTDASPPCGELRYDMRGRGSATGQRLIPLSPRPPSRRENVCSAVLDGSAVEQWLSTRYWLPF, from the coding sequence ATGGACCCCACCTCGATTCCGAATGGTGAGACGGTGGGGCCCTGGCGGGTGCTGAACTGGGGCGGCCAGGGCTCCTTCGGGGTTGTCTACATTGTCGACCGGGTAGGGCAGGTGGGGAAGGGGCTCTTCGCGCTGAAGATCGCACGTCATCCGCTGAGCCTGCGATTCGAGCGGGAGGCGGAGCTGCTCGCGCGGCTCCAGCACCCCCACGTGCCGCGCCTCCATGACCGGGGCTGGTGGACGACGCGCGGGGGCGTGGCCTTCCCGTATCTGGTCATGGACTGGGTGGAAGGAGCGACCCTGTATGAGTGGAACGCCCGGCATCCGCTCACGTCCCGCCAGATGTTCCGGCTGCTCGCGCACGTGGCGCGTGCCCTGGAGGCGACGCATGGCGTGGGGGGCGTGCACCGGGACGTGAAAGGCGACAACATTGTGGTGCGGCGGGAGGACGCGCAGGCGGTGCTTCTGGACTTCGGCTCCGCGGTCTACGCGGAGACGCGCATGCTCACGCACCATCCACCGCCGCCGGGGACACCGCGATACCAGAGTCCCGAGTGCGTGCGCTTTCAGTGGGAAAGCTTGCGCCATCCCACCGCCCGGTATGAGTCCCATCCGGCGGACGACGTGTATGCCTTGGGGGTCACTGCCTACCGCCTCGTTATGGGCCGCTATCCGCCTGCCGCGATGGAGATGAAGGAGACAGCAGAGGGCGTTCAGCCCTTCTATCCGCCGGTAGAGCCGCCCGGGAAATCGATGAATGTGAGCCCGGAGTTGTCGCGGCTCATCGTCCGGATGCTCTCCCGCGAGCCCTCGCAGCGGGGCAGTGCCGCACAGATTGCTCAGGCGCTCGAACGGGCAGCGAAGCGAGGGGGGCGCCGGGCGGATCAGCTGATCACCCCGGTGGTGGCCCAGAAGCATGCCCTGCTCAAGGTCTGTTTTGGCACGTGGGATCATGCCTGCGGATGGCTCCTGGGGGTTGCCCTGGGGCTGATCCTGGGCATCGGGATGGGGCGGGGGAAGCTGTCTCCGCGCGCAGCGCCAACCAAGGAAGTCCGAGGGGGTGGCCAGGAGGATGGGGGCTCTGTGGGGCTCGCGGATGAAGCGGTAGCGGGCTCTGTGAGTACGGAATCGTTCGATCCTGTGCAAGATGGAATCCTGCACGACATTCCCAAGAGGCCGCTCCCGGGCCAGAGCCGCCCGCCCTGTGACGAGCCCGAGGTGGAGATCAATGAGGGTTGTTGGGTCAGGCTGACCGATGCATCCCCTCCCTGTGGTGAGCTCAGATATGATATGAGAGGAAGGGGAAGTGCTACAGGCCAACGTTTGATCCCCCTCTCCCCTCGACCTCCCTCTCGCCGTGAAAACGTGTGCTCAGCTGTTCTCGATGGTTCCGCTGTGGAGCAATGGCTGAGCACACGTTATTGGCTGCCGTTCTAA
- a CDS encoding DUF7151 family protein — MFQQWSLRRSVMAGFVLALTSCASPSGDGTNGKDASVRLIPEPPGARCPLGGTAIQTGLDDNGDGELNDSEVRQTSFVCSGGSTHSSGKMSLVKLLPEEGTARCSSGGIAVLSGLDANADGLQNDSEVTSTQYVCNSADGLSGTAYVVKMLPESAGANCPAGGTSVLGGIDVNTDGQLGAPEVTATQYVCQSATSLTGANALIRLDVEPAGANCTQGGTAVKSGLDSNENGILDADEVSNTTFVCNGRTGATGQNGKNALVRLDPEPAGPNCAYGGTAVKSGLDANGDGSLSNLEVQTTQLVCSAANFFRTKWASNPPGTYESGEIANPWVPVGRRVSLYKTSDTSRIKITVSDNLRVGYNSTTGGNGVYSVRMNGSSMGCDAYQYNWNASGSNQNYFQPFANVCLTEQLPKGLYEFDAWAVASGGTSYVGAGTGSNAVLLAEELDGTKPYAFSKVGSETATTSTSFVKANGRDVTFVKQSATTLLKVTLADTLGVAYNQNAVAGTVMVQLDGANTNCYTGQHDAQGANADIRKPFVLTCILPNVSATRHTLQVAFMAMSGTPRLGWARSNPLLLVEEIPSTGLTYSNAGVASGELSGYWAGVGARQILHNVSTSGKTVKFTYSDTFRATLNCNGYWGFFELYIDNQPSGCSNAQYMASGAAQDHHHPVNLTCITPNLTAGTHTFAIWSTTQQWNASSCGSNYFGWNRGQNLLLVEEMP, encoded by the coding sequence ATGTTCCAGCAGTGGAGTCTTCGCCGGTCTGTCATGGCCGGTTTTGTCCTTGCGCTTACCTCCTGCGCCTCGCCTTCCGGCGATGGCACCAACGGCAAAGACGCTTCCGTCCGCCTCATTCCAGAGCCTCCAGGCGCTCGCTGCCCTCTGGGTGGCACCGCCATCCAAACCGGCCTGGATGACAACGGGGACGGGGAACTGAACGACAGCGAGGTCCGGCAGACTTCCTTCGTCTGCAGCGGCGGGAGCACCCACTCCAGTGGAAAGATGTCCCTCGTCAAGCTCCTCCCCGAGGAGGGCACCGCACGTTGCTCCTCTGGAGGTATCGCTGTCCTGTCCGGCCTCGATGCGAATGCCGACGGGCTTCAAAATGACAGCGAAGTCACCAGCACCCAGTACGTCTGCAACAGCGCGGACGGACTGAGCGGCACCGCCTACGTCGTCAAAATGCTGCCTGAATCGGCCGGTGCGAACTGTCCGGCGGGCGGAACCTCGGTGCTCGGCGGTATCGACGTGAACACCGATGGGCAATTGGGCGCCCCCGAGGTGACGGCCACTCAGTATGTCTGCCAGAGCGCAACAAGCCTCACCGGCGCCAATGCCCTCATCCGACTTGACGTGGAACCCGCCGGGGCCAACTGCACCCAGGGCGGTACCGCCGTGAAAAGCGGCCTCGACTCGAACGAGAATGGAATCCTCGACGCAGACGAGGTCTCCAACACCACCTTCGTGTGCAACGGCCGCACCGGCGCCACCGGGCAGAATGGCAAGAACGCCCTCGTCCGGCTCGACCCGGAGCCGGCGGGCCCCAATTGCGCCTACGGAGGTACGGCTGTGAAGAGCGGTCTCGATGCAAACGGCGACGGAAGCCTGAGCAATCTGGAAGTTCAGACCACGCAGCTCGTTTGCAGCGCGGCCAACTTCTTCCGGACCAAGTGGGCGAGCAATCCACCGGGAACATACGAATCTGGAGAGATCGCCAACCCATGGGTTCCCGTGGGGCGCCGGGTTTCACTCTACAAGACCAGCGACACCTCGCGTATCAAAATCACCGTTTCCGACAACCTCCGCGTAGGCTATAATTCCACCACTGGAGGCAATGGCGTTTACTCGGTGAGGATGAACGGAAGCTCGATGGGGTGTGACGCCTATCAGTACAACTGGAATGCATCTGGTTCGAACCAGAACTATTTCCAACCCTTTGCAAACGTCTGTCTCACCGAGCAGCTTCCGAAGGGGCTCTACGAATTCGATGCATGGGCTGTTGCAAGCGGAGGCACCAGTTACGTCGGTGCTGGAACAGGTTCCAACGCGGTGCTTCTCGCCGAAGAATTGGATGGAACCAAGCCTTACGCCTTCTCGAAAGTCGGCAGCGAGACCGCTACGACGAGCACATCGTTTGTCAAGGCAAACGGACGCGATGTCACATTTGTGAAGCAGTCCGCCACGACCCTGCTCAAAGTAACGCTCGCAGACACTCTAGGCGTCGCGTACAATCAAAATGCCGTAGCGGGCACAGTGATGGTCCAGCTTGATGGCGCTAACACCAACTGCTACACAGGCCAACACGATGCTCAAGGCGCTAATGCTGATATCCGAAAGCCCTTTGTACTGACCTGTATTCTGCCAAATGTCTCTGCGACCCGCCACACGCTGCAAGTCGCGTTCATGGCAATGTCGGGCACTCCACGGCTTGGCTGGGCCCGCAGCAACCCCCTTCTCCTCGTCGAAGAAATTCCGAGTACTGGTTTGACCTACTCGAACGCAGGAGTAGCAAGCGGCGAACTCTCCGGATATTGGGCAGGCGTCGGTGCACGGCAGATTCTTCACAACGTCAGCACTTCCGGGAAAACGGTGAAATTCACCTACTCAGACACATTCCGTGCGACGCTCAATTGCAACGGATACTGGGGATTCTTTGAGCTGTATATCGACAATCAGCCCTCTGGGTGTAGCAATGCCCAGTATATGGCTTCGGGTGCGGCTCAGGATCACCACCATCCCGTGAACCTGACGTGCATCACCCCAAACCTGACAGCTGGCACGCATACGTTCGCCATCTGGTCAACCACGCAGCAGTGGAATGCAAGCTCCTGTGGTTCCAACTACTTTGGTTGGAACCGTGGACAGAACCTGCTGCTGGTCGAGGAAATGCCGTAG